In Sporosarcina sp. PTS2304, a genomic segment contains:
- the mutY gene encoding A/G-specific adenine glycosylase: MQIIEQKQAFQHALLSWYAAEKRDLPWRKTDDPYYIWISEVMLQQTRVETVIPYYERFIEKFPTMQDLSNAAEEEILKMWEGLGYYSRVRNLQSGVREVVENYGGTVPATRKEISTLKGVGPYTAGAILSIAYGVPEHAVDGNVMRVLSRILLIEEDIALPRNKKLFEQAVMELICEEDPSSFNQALMELGATICTPNPHCLLCPVREFCIAHEEGKQQQLPIKSKKQKMKHVSLASFAIQNAEGEWLMQKRPSTGLLAGLWEFPMIELQEVPAWEAFEKESGLVLKNITELARFPHVFSHITWDIHAYRAQLTDINTDDSLQFFTKEQVDALPKSKPVLKMIESIDW, translated from the coding sequence ATGCAAATAATAGAACAAAAACAAGCATTCCAACATGCATTATTGTCTTGGTATGCAGCAGAAAAAAGAGATTTGCCATGGCGGAAAACAGACGATCCATATTATATTTGGATATCGGAAGTGATGTTACAACAAACGCGGGTGGAGACCGTCATTCCTTACTATGAACGGTTTATCGAGAAGTTCCCTACAATGCAGGATCTATCCAATGCAGCGGAAGAAGAAATTTTAAAGATGTGGGAAGGTTTAGGTTATTATTCAAGAGTCCGTAATCTACAATCTGGTGTACGAGAAGTAGTTGAAAATTACGGGGGCACTGTGCCGGCGACCCGAAAAGAAATTTCCACTTTAAAAGGAGTAGGTCCTTACACCGCAGGAGCGATTTTAAGTATCGCCTATGGTGTGCCTGAACATGCGGTAGATGGAAATGTCATGCGTGTGCTTTCAAGAATTTTGTTGATCGAAGAAGATATTGCACTGCCGCGTAATAAAAAGTTATTTGAACAGGCGGTTATGGAACTTATATGTGAAGAAGATCCATCTTCATTCAATCAGGCATTAATGGAATTGGGTGCGACTATTTGTACGCCTAATCCTCACTGCTTATTATGTCCAGTCCGGGAGTTTTGTATAGCGCACGAAGAAGGCAAACAACAGCAACTTCCGATTAAAAGCAAAAAACAAAAAATGAAACATGTTTCACTCGCTTCATTTGCCATTCAAAATGCGGAAGGAGAATGGTTAATGCAAAAAAGACCTAGCACAGGACTACTTGCCGGATTATGGGAGTTTCCGATGATCGAGTTGCAGGAAGTGCCCGCGTGGGAAGCATTTGAAAAAGAAAGTGGGTTGGTACTAAAAAATATTACTGAATTAGCAAGATTTCCACACGTATTTTCGCATATTACGTGGGATATTCATGCCTATCGTGCGCAGCTAACAGATATAAATACAGATGACTCATTACAATTCTTTACGAAAGAGCAAGTAGATGCATTGCCGAAGTCTAAACCTGTCCTTAAAATGATTGAAAGTATTGATTGGTAA
- a CDS encoding metal-dependent hydrolase: MDTGTHIAMGVAISGLALADSVVASDPSTMGAVFAGIMVGSLIPDIDTVLKLRNNAVYLRNHRGITHSVPAVMLWPLVLSILLSFIVPSAQFFHVWAWTFLAVFIHVFVDIFNSYGTQALRPFSQKWVAIGVINTFDPIIFGLHIIAILAWFLGTEPVATMSTLYIVLFFYYVLRFAVKAAVKNAVKKTLPGATDIFVAPTMNFFQWRIAATTETDHYVGRAYGRSITLYDRFKREVMPISPQVEAALNDPNIKAFVSFSPLYRWSITHVEDLYEVRLIDLRYRSKGYYPFVAVAHVNEKLEVVNSYTGWIFSEDKLRKKLKFIPNN, from the coding sequence TTGGATACAGGCACACACATTGCTATGGGTGTTGCAATTAGCGGATTAGCACTCGCAGATTCAGTCGTGGCATCTGATCCTTCGACAATGGGCGCAGTTTTCGCTGGCATTATGGTCGGTTCATTAATCCCGGATATAGATACAGTATTAAAATTACGAAACAATGCTGTCTATTTACGCAATCACCGGGGGATTACTCATTCTGTACCAGCCGTTATGCTATGGCCATTGGTACTTTCGATTTTATTATCGTTCATCGTCCCTAGCGCACAATTTTTCCATGTATGGGCATGGACATTTCTAGCTGTGTTTATACATGTTTTCGTGGATATATTTAACTCGTACGGCACACAAGCTTTACGCCCATTTTCACAAAAGTGGGTAGCAATTGGAGTTATTAACACATTTGACCCTATTATCTTCGGTCTTCATATTATTGCAATACTCGCTTGGTTTTTAGGAACTGAACCTGTTGCCACGATGTCTACATTATACATCGTTTTGTTCTTTTATTATGTTTTGCGATTTGCAGTTAAAGCGGCTGTGAAAAATGCTGTGAAAAAAACATTACCTGGCGCAACGGATATTTTCGTTGCCCCTACTATGAATTTTTTCCAATGGCGTATAGCCGCCACTACAGAAACAGATCACTATGTAGGTAGAGCTTACGGGCGTTCAATCACTTTGTATGATCGATTCAAACGTGAAGTTATGCCTATTTCTCCACAGGTAGAAGCTGCACTGAACGATCCGAACATAAAAGCATTTGTATCCTTTTCTCCGCTATACCGCTGGTCGATTACACATGTGGAAGACTTATACGAAGTTCGTCTAATCGATTTACGTTATAGAAGTAAAGGGTACTACCCATTTGTAGCAGTGGCACATGTAAATGAAAAACTTGAAGTAGTTAATTCGTATACTGGTTGGATTTTCTCAGAAGATAAACTACGCAAAAAACTAAAGTTTATACCGAACAATTAA
- a CDS encoding YfhH family protein, with protein MATEKHYSEMNENELRSEIGVLMEKARKAEQMGMISEYAVHQRKAVLVQSYLVDPETIVPGEIYRIEGDTGVFFQVDYLKGLFAWGYRLGGEKAIEALPLAMLKDVKSGK; from the coding sequence ATGGCTACTGAAAAGCATTACAGTGAAATGAATGAAAATGAATTACGCAGCGAAATCGGTGTACTAATGGAAAAAGCGCGCAAAGCTGAACAGATGGGGATGATTAGTGAGTACGCGGTGCATCAGCGCAAAGCGGTTCTCGTTCAATCTTATTTAGTAGACCCCGAAACAATTGTACCAGGTGAAATATATCGTATTGAAGGGGACACAGGTGTGTTCTTCCAAGTAGATTATTTAAAAGGATTATTTGCATGGGGATATCGTCTAGGGGGAGAGAAAGCTATCGAAGCATTGCCGCTCGCTATGTTAAAAGACGTCAAGAGTGGGAAGTAA
- the recX gene encoding recombination regulator RecX, with translation MPLITKISQQKRDHERYNIFVDDQYAFSVHESVLVKFELTKGMPLDDWATDEIVYADQIEKAFNRALHFLSFRMRSEMEVKKKLLEKDYGEAVVLEAIVKLKRLGFLNDEAFSEALVRTEKNSSLKGPRAIAQSLYKKGIPKELQTQALEEYTMEDQMDNAMKLAEKTIRSNSSQPPAQVKQKIQNTLARKGFSYQQISEVLSKVTIERDDDEWSDITETFGEKAWRRYQSKHSGSNLRQRVKQSMYQKGIPLEQIDQFIEKKRNEEDGY, from the coding sequence GTGCCTCTTATTACCAAAATATCACAACAAAAAAGAGATCACGAACGTTATAATATTTTTGTCGATGATCAATACGCTTTTAGCGTCCATGAATCAGTTTTAGTGAAATTCGAACTCACTAAAGGAATGCCTTTGGACGACTGGGCAACTGATGAGATTGTCTATGCAGATCAAATAGAAAAAGCATTTAACCGTGCATTGCATTTTCTTTCCTTCCGCATGCGGAGTGAAATGGAAGTCAAAAAGAAGCTTCTTGAAAAAGACTACGGTGAAGCAGTTGTTCTGGAAGCTATCGTAAAACTGAAAAGACTCGGATTTCTCAATGACGAAGCGTTTTCTGAAGCTCTCGTCCGTACTGAAAAGAACAGTTCACTAAAAGGGCCGCGAGCTATAGCGCAATCCCTCTATAAGAAGGGTATACCCAAAGAACTTCAAACTCAAGCATTGGAGGAATACACGATGGAAGATCAAATGGACAATGCCATGAAACTTGCTGAGAAAACGATTCGTTCAAACAGCTCACAACCTCCAGCACAGGTGAAGCAAAAAATCCAAAACACATTGGCGAGAAAAGGTTTCTCTTATCAACAAATTTCAGAAGTGCTCAGTAAAGTAACGATTGAAAGAGACGATGATGAATGGTCTGATATTACCGAAACATTTGGAGAAAAGGCTTGGAGACGCTATCAAAGTAAACACTCCGGATCCAATTTAAGACAGCGTGTAAAACAATCAATGTATCAAAAAGGAATCCCGCTCGAACAAATAGACCAATTTATTGAAAAGAAAAGGAATGAAGAAGATGGCTACTGA
- a CDS encoding TIGR01777 family oxidoreductase, which yields MKVVITGGTGFIGSILTEKLQKQGHDVIIFTRKPSSQHNGVQYVQWLTDHASPEDEVGEIDAIVNLAGVSIDDGRWTEERKKQIHDSRITATEEVLRIIQALPKKPAVLVNASAIGIYPPSLTAKYTEESQAVGDDFLARTVYDWENLAQTATNFGVRTVCTRFGIVLGKNGGALPLIQLPYKLFAGGKIGSGNQWFSWVHVEDVARAILFSVENDSVKGPVNVVAPSPMHMNAFGKTIANVLHRPHWFPVPSFAMELALGEKSIIVLKGQHVIPKKLLENGFTFSYPSLEPALKDLL from the coding sequence ATGAAAGTGGTGATTACCGGAGGAACTGGTTTCATCGGTAGTATATTAACGGAGAAATTACAGAAGCAAGGACATGATGTCATCATCTTCACACGCAAACCTTCTTCACAACATAATGGCGTGCAGTATGTTCAATGGTTAACCGATCACGCATCTCCAGAAGATGAAGTCGGTGAAATTGATGCGATCGTTAATTTAGCAGGCGTATCCATTGATGATGGCAGGTGGACGGAGGAACGTAAAAAACAAATCCATGATAGTCGTATTACAGCGACAGAAGAAGTGTTACGTATTATCCAGGCACTTCCAAAGAAGCCGGCTGTTTTAGTAAATGCAAGCGCTATTGGCATTTATCCTCCATCGCTCACTGCGAAATATACCGAAGAATCTCAAGCAGTTGGTGATGATTTCTTAGCACGTACAGTTTACGATTGGGAAAACTTAGCACAGACAGCTACCAACTTCGGCGTACGTACTGTGTGTACTCGCTTTGGAATTGTCCTCGGTAAAAATGGCGGTGCACTTCCACTAATCCAGTTGCCCTATAAATTATTTGCAGGCGGAAAAATCGGCTCAGGTAATCAATGGTTTTCTTGGGTTCATGTTGAAGATGTGGCTAGAGCTATATTATTTTCAGTGGAAAACGATTCCGTCAAAGGCCCAGTGAATGTAGTGGCGCCAAGTCCGATGCATATGAACGCATTCGGCAAAACGATTGCCAACGTATTGCATAGACCGCACTGGTTTCCAGTCCCAAGTTTCGCTATGGAGTTAGCATTAGGAGAAAAAAGTATTATTGTACTTAAAGGGCAACATGTCATTCCTAAAAAATTGCTAGAGAATGGATTTACGTTCAGCTACCCATCTCTAGAACCTGCATTAAAGGATTTACTATAA
- a CDS encoding polysaccharide deacetylase family protein yields MTQHISGVLLAVCLFIVGVVVNPFAVQAEAFHWGFKKSTDGIPPSAGAQLDQLLDEYGALYKGQDNKKVVYLTFDNGYENGYTESILNTLKEENAPATFFLTGHYVKSASDLVKRMVKDGHGIGNHSYDHPNMANLSERQMKEEWQKLDDIVRTTTGQKRTVYARPPEGVFNAKLLQVGNDLGYRHIFWSVAFIDWYRDQPKGKAYAYNELMSQLHPGAVILMHTVSPDNAEALPDFIRDAKKQGYAFHTLDQLVAAYESKHSTLQ; encoded by the coding sequence ATGACCCAACATATATCAGGAGTCTTATTAGCGGTCTGCTTGTTCATTGTAGGTGTCGTAGTGAATCCGTTCGCAGTGCAGGCGGAAGCATTCCATTGGGGTTTTAAAAAATCGACAGACGGCATACCGCCTTCAGCCGGTGCACAGCTCGATCAATTACTTGACGAATACGGAGCGCTTTATAAAGGACAGGACAATAAAAAAGTGGTGTATTTAACATTTGATAATGGATATGAAAACGGCTATACCGAAAGCATTTTAAACACTTTAAAAGAAGAAAACGCACCTGCTACGTTTTTTTTAACAGGCCACTACGTAAAAAGTGCAAGTGATTTAGTAAAAAGAATGGTGAAAGATGGGCATGGTATCGGCAATCATTCGTACGATCATCCAAATATGGCCAATCTATCTGAGCGACAAATGAAAGAAGAATGGCAAAAGTTAGATGACATCGTACGTACCACGACTGGACAGAAACGCACGGTTTATGCAAGACCGCCTGAAGGAGTGTTTAACGCGAAATTATTACAAGTGGGAAATGATTTAGGTTATCGGCATATTTTCTGGTCAGTCGCGTTTATTGATTGGTACAGAGATCAGCCGAAAGGAAAAGCGTATGCTTACAATGAACTTATGAGCCAGCTACACCCGGGAGCAGTCATTTTAATGCATACCGTATCTCCTGATAATGCCGAAGCGCTACCTGACTTTATTCGCGATGCAAAAAAACAAGGGTACGCTTTCCATACATTAGACCAATTAGTAGCTGCGTACGAATCCAAACATTCTACTCTTCAATAA
- a CDS encoding SE1561 family protein: MDTSQNKDQVVELKNRFNQFIETLEAVEPENTDIQDIDRLITLLDELEEQMDSYKK; the protein is encoded by the coding sequence ATGGACACATCACAGAATAAAGACCAAGTCGTCGAGTTGAAAAATCGTTTCAATCAGTTTATTGAAACATTAGAAGCGGTGGAACCAGAAAATACGGATATCCAAGACATCGATCGACTAATTACGTTATTAGATGAATTAGAAGAACAGATGGACAGTTATAAAAAATAA
- a CDS encoding fumarate hydratase, with amino-acid sequence MYIESIEKSIYDLICETSTNLPKDVRRAILAAKEQENKGTSSAMSLDTIAKNINMADDKLSPICQDTGLPTFKIKTPIGVNQLEIKAAILKAIELATQHGKLRPNAVDSLTGDNSGNNLGLGLPVVKFEQWEEDYIEVKLILKGGGCENKNIQYSLPTELEGLGRAGRDLDGIRKCILHSVYQAQGQGCSAGFIGVGIGGDRSSGYDLAKDQLFRDVTDVNPIPELAKLEDYVLEKANTLGIGTMGFGGEATLLGCKIGVMHRIPASFYVSVAYNCWAYRRMAVNIHAETGEITHWHYNEGEKIAFEQPAEEATSTARVVELQAPITEEEIRDLRVGDVVKISGRMYTGRDAIHKHLSENDAPVDLNGQVIYHCGPVVLKNDEGKYEIKAAGPTTSIREEPYQGDIMKKFGIRAVVGKGGMGPKTLAALEEHGGVYLNAIGGAAQYYADCIKEVEGVDLLEFGIPEALWHLRVEDFTAVVTMDSNGNSLHADIDKSSLEKLSQYKDKVFS; translated from the coding sequence ATGTACATAGAGTCTATTGAGAAAAGTATTTATGATCTAATTTGCGAAACGTCCACAAACTTGCCGAAAGATGTACGTCGCGCGATTCTTGCAGCGAAAGAACAAGAGAATAAAGGGACTAGTTCAGCGATGAGCCTTGACACAATCGCTAAAAATATTAATATGGCGGATGATAAATTGTCCCCTATTTGCCAAGATACCGGCCTGCCTACATTTAAAATCAAAACACCAATCGGAGTCAATCAATTAGAAATCAAAGCAGCCATCTTAAAAGCAATAGAGCTTGCTACTCAACACGGGAAGCTTCGCCCAAACGCTGTTGATTCATTAACTGGTGATAATAGCGGAAACAACTTAGGTTTAGGTTTACCTGTTGTGAAGTTCGAGCAATGGGAAGAAGATTATATCGAAGTAAAGCTAATCCTTAAAGGCGGTGGCTGTGAGAACAAAAACATCCAATACAGTCTGCCTACTGAACTTGAAGGACTTGGACGTGCCGGGCGTGACTTGGACGGAATCCGTAAATGTATTTTACATTCTGTTTATCAAGCTCAAGGTCAAGGTTGCTCAGCAGGATTTATTGGTGTAGGAATTGGCGGAGACCGTTCTTCTGGTTATGATTTAGCAAAAGATCAACTGTTCCGTGATGTAACGGACGTGAATCCAATCCCTGAACTAGCTAAACTAGAAGACTATGTACTAGAGAAAGCAAATACACTAGGAATTGGTACGATGGGCTTTGGCGGTGAAGCGACTTTACTCGGATGTAAAATTGGTGTTATGCACAGAATTCCAGCAAGCTTCTATGTATCTGTAGCGTATAATTGTTGGGCATACCGTCGTATGGCAGTAAATATTCATGCGGAAACTGGAGAAATTACACATTGGCATTATAATGAAGGCGAGAAAATCGCGTTTGAACAACCAGCGGAAGAAGCAACATCTACAGCACGTGTAGTGGAGTTACAAGCTCCTATTACAGAAGAAGAAATTCGCGACTTACGCGTTGGAGACGTAGTGAAAATTTCCGGTCGCATGTACACGGGCCGCGACGCAATCCATAAGCACTTGTCAGAAAATGATGCGCCTGTAGACTTAAACGGGCAAGTAATTTATCATTGCGGACCTGTTGTGCTGAAAAATGATGAAGGCAAGTATGAGATTAAGGCAGCGGGCCCAACTACTTCTATTCGTGAAGAACCTTATCAAGGCGATATTATGAAGAAATTTGGTATTCGCGCAGTTGTTGGTAAAGGTGGCATGGGACCGAAGACATTGGCTGCCCTTGAAGAGCACGGCGGCGTGTATTTGAACGCAATTGGCGGAGCTGCACAGTATTATGCTGATTGTATTAAAGAAGTGGAAGGTGTCGACCTATTAGAGTTCGGTATTCCGGAAGCTTTATGGCATTTACGTGTAGAAGATTTTACAGCTGTTGTTACAATGGATTCAAATGGGAATAGTTTGCATGCGGATATTGATAAGTCTTCACTTGAAAAGTTATCTCAGTACAAAGACAAAGTTTTTAGCTAA
- a CDS encoding heavy metal translocating P-type ATPase translates to MTIHVTEQPKQEIDWSARLELIAAILSGVLIIAAWLLSKNGTGAFSVTLYIIAFLIGGYAKAKEGIEETIKNKELNVEMLMIFAAIGSGIIGYWAEGAILIFIFAISGALETYTLNKSHKEISSLMEMQPEEAWLLKENGIEEKVSISSLSIGDTLLVKPGERVPVDGVIVSGITSIDMSAINGESIPVTKEEHDELFAGTVNISGAIRMTMTKPSSETLFQKIIAMVQNAQSEKSPSQQFIERFEGSYVKIVLVAVVIMMFLPHLLFDWDWTTTFYRAIVLLVVASPCALMASIMPATLAAVSNGAKRGVLFKGGVHLEHLSTLNAFAFDKTGTLTTGQPVVMDFIVREGTDPKEALALFAGIEAMSNHPLAKAITKYADEQQVVPERDLHIEDVPGFGIKAETTKGNIFIGNPKFVGVDLVENFKGAIAASLANEGKTVIFMKDEQGIVALAALKDTLRQEAVSSIKALQSLGIQTVMLTGDNETTAHAIAEEVGVNSYVAECLPEEKVMHIKKLLEEYRTVGMVGDGINDAPALATATSGIAMGEGTDVALETADVVLMQNDLNRLSYAIKLSRKMQRIVKQNVFFSIAVIAILIIANFMQVVDLPLGVIGHEGSTILVILNGLRMLNKIDA, encoded by the coding sequence ATGACAATCCATGTAACGGAACAACCTAAACAAGAAATTGATTGGTCCGCTCGATTAGAGTTAATCGCTGCGATTCTATCAGGTGTATTAATTATTGCCGCCTGGCTATTGAGTAAAAATGGTACGGGGGCTTTTTCGGTCACTTTGTATATCATTGCTTTTTTAATAGGTGGCTATGCTAAAGCTAAGGAAGGCATTGAAGAGACGATTAAGAATAAAGAATTGAATGTTGAAATGCTAATGATCTTTGCAGCGATCGGCTCTGGCATTATTGGCTACTGGGCGGAAGGTGCTATTTTAATATTCATTTTCGCCATTAGTGGTGCACTAGAAACATACACATTAAATAAGAGTCATAAAGAGATATCTTCATTGATGGAAATGCAGCCTGAAGAAGCGTGGCTACTGAAGGAAAACGGCATCGAAGAAAAAGTATCTATTTCTTCTTTGTCGATTGGCGATACTCTTCTTGTAAAACCCGGAGAACGAGTTCCTGTAGACGGTGTAATAGTGAGCGGCATTACATCCATCGATATGTCTGCAATCAATGGGGAGTCTATACCAGTAACTAAGGAAGAGCATGATGAGCTATTTGCCGGAACAGTGAATATTAGCGGAGCAATCCGTATGACTATGACAAAGCCAAGCTCCGAAACTTTATTTCAAAAAATTATTGCGATGGTTCAAAATGCACAAAGTGAAAAATCGCCCTCTCAACAATTCATTGAACGATTTGAAGGTTCTTATGTGAAAATTGTATTGGTTGCGGTCGTTATCATGATGTTCCTTCCCCACCTTTTATTTGATTGGGATTGGACGACAACATTTTACCGTGCAATCGTATTGTTGGTCGTCGCTTCCCCTTGTGCACTAATGGCTTCCATTATGCCAGCTACATTAGCGGCTGTATCCAATGGAGCTAAACGAGGAGTATTATTTAAAGGTGGTGTCCATTTAGAACATTTGAGTACGTTAAATGCCTTTGCTTTTGATAAAACTGGTACATTAACAACTGGGCAGCCAGTCGTCATGGATTTCATCGTTCGGGAAGGAACAGATCCTAAAGAAGCGCTTGCTCTATTTGCGGGAATTGAGGCAATGTCTAATCACCCGTTAGCTAAAGCGATCACTAAATACGCGGATGAACAGCAAGTAGTTCCTGAACGTGATCTTCATATAGAAGATGTTCCTGGATTCGGTATCAAAGCGGAAACAACAAAAGGAAATATTTTTATCGGTAACCCTAAATTTGTCGGTGTAGATTTAGTCGAAAACTTTAAAGGTGCGATTGCCGCTTCCCTTGCGAATGAAGGGAAAACAGTGATTTTCATGAAAGATGAGCAAGGGATTGTTGCACTGGCAGCATTGAAAGATACTTTACGACAAGAAGCCGTCTCTTCTATCAAAGCCCTGCAATCTCTCGGTATTCAAACAGTGATGTTAACCGGAGACAACGAAACAACTGCCCATGCAATTGCAGAGGAAGTTGGCGTAAATTCTTATGTAGCTGAATGTTTGCCGGAAGAAAAAGTAATGCACATCAAGAAATTGCTGGAAGAGTATCGGACAGTAGGTATGGTAGGAGATGGGATCAATGACGCACCTGCTCTTGCGACAGCAACTTCTGGTATCGCAATGGGGGAAGGTACGGACGTAGCGCTTGAGACAGCTGACGTTGTTTTAATGCAAAATGACTTGAACCGACTATCTTACGCTATTAAACTCTCACGGAAAATGCAACGAATCGTTAAGCAGAATGTCTTTTTCTCTATTGCGGTCATCGCGATCCTGATCATTGCAAATTTCATGCAAGTAGTGGACTTACCTTTAGGCGTAATTGGACACGAAGGTAGTACGATATTGGTCATACTTAACGGCTTACGGATGCTTAATAAAATAGATGCATAA
- a CDS encoding YihY/virulence factor BrkB family protein yields MKDHESVPSPASEDASATDKVKKFIKDVKEGEEEDFDPATTSGFFKQLIIRVKEVDISASGSQLAFFFLLSLFPLLIFLFTLLPYLNLDQSQIFMFIREYAPESTAALIENTLSEVLDNRSGGLLSVGILATIWSASKGMSAVTKGLNHAYEVEDDRNFFVSKGLSIGFTIMLIATVIIALVLPIFGEPIGKFLFSFMGLEDSFLTIWTSLRFAIPPVLIFVVFSLLYWLVPDMKLRYKSVIPGSIFATLGWIITSLGFSFYISNFGSYANTYGSIAGIIVLIMWLYLSAIILILGGTINAVMKERYDKKEHVTT; encoded by the coding sequence ATGAAAGATCATGAAAGTGTCCCTTCTCCAGCTTCAGAAGATGCTTCTGCAACTGATAAAGTGAAGAAGTTTATCAAGGATGTAAAAGAAGGGGAAGAGGAGGATTTTGATCCGGCTACAACGAGTGGATTCTTTAAGCAATTAATTATCCGTGTGAAAGAAGTGGATATATCTGCATCAGGTTCACAGTTAGCCTTCTTTTTCCTATTGTCGTTATTCCCTCTATTAATCTTCCTTTTTACGTTGTTGCCATATTTGAATTTAGATCAAAGCCAAATTTTTATGTTCATTCGTGAATATGCACCAGAAAGTACTGCCGCTTTAATAGAAAATACATTGTCTGAAGTTCTTGACAATAGAAGTGGCGGTTTGTTATCGGTTGGTATTCTTGCTACGATTTGGTCTGCTTCTAAAGGAATGAGCGCAGTGACGAAAGGGTTAAATCATGCATATGAAGTAGAAGATGATCGTAACTTCTTCGTTTCGAAAGGTTTGTCAATCGGATTTACGATTATGCTGATTGCTACTGTTATTATCGCTTTAGTATTGCCGATATTTGGAGAGCCAATCGGTAAGTTCTTATTCTCATTTATGGGATTAGAGGATTCATTTTTAACGATTTGGACATCGCTTCGTTTCGCCATTCCGCCAGTACTAATATTTGTTGTATTTTCATTATTATATTGGCTAGTTCCGGATATGAAGTTGCGTTATAAAAGTGTAATCCCTGGTTCTATTTTTGCTACGCTTGGATGGATCATAACTTCACTAGGGTTCTCTTTCTATATTAGTAACTTTGGAAGTTACGCTAATACGTATGGTAGTATAGCAGGTATTATCGTATTAATTATGTGGCTTTATTTATCAGCTATTATTCTCATACTGGGCGGCACGATTAATGCAGTTATGAAAGAACGTTATGATAAAAAAGAGCACGTAACTACGTAA
- a CDS encoding YtxH domain-containing protein, with protein sequence MGSNKLGTFIVGGALLGAAVSMLDRSTRQQTVTLVRTSFEKAMYYKENPDVMKKQLTEKKDQVQTLIEQVKGDVEYVKSQVDEIKTLTPQVKEMFADTKEAFADSKSEYEQIIDDEANTSSASESADDSLPPMVQKKNVIPLETQ encoded by the coding sequence ATGGGTTCTAATAAGTTAGGAACATTTATTGTAGGTGGCGCGTTACTTGGCGCGGCGGTGAGTATGTTAGATCGCTCGACAAGGCAGCAAACGGTCACATTGGTAAGAACTTCATTTGAAAAAGCGATGTACTACAAAGAAAACCCTGATGTGATGAAAAAACAATTGACGGAAAAGAAAGACCAAGTACAGACATTAATTGAGCAAGTTAAAGGTGATGTGGAATATGTCAAATCTCAAGTAGATGAGATCAAAACGTTGACACCTCAAGTAAAAGAAATGTTTGCAGATACAAAAGAAGCGTTTGCAGATTCTAAATCGGAATATGAACAGATCATCGATGATGAAGCGAACACGTCAAGTGCTTCGGAAAGTGCGGATGATTCATTACCTCCGATGGTTCAAAAAAAAAACGTGATACCACTAGAAACTCAATAA